In Eubalaena glacialis isolate mEubGla1 chromosome 4, mEubGla1.1.hap2.+ XY, whole genome shotgun sequence, the genomic window ATTCCTCACTATTGCTTTGAAAATATACCCCTAGATTGTTAAGAGAAATTCCAACTCCATCCAAATCTATTATTTAATTCTTCAGTCATCATCTACTGTTGGCTTGATTGTCACTCCTCTTCTTATTTGACCCCAACCAATTAAACGCCAGTGTTTCTCAACTCTTTGGCTAAGGGcaatttttttctcctacttcTGTGCACACAGGATTAGTCAAAACGATTTTGCCCAAATCAGCTTTGACTGCACTAACTCTTCCTCCTGTCGACAGGGATCCTATGTTCACCATAAGCACTTCATTCTTAGACAGCTTTTGCACTTTTGCTGCTTTCTTGTCTCCTTCAGTGCGTACACCTAGAAGCCGTCTAAGCAGGGAACAGGAAATTTCCAATTCTGTGAGGATTTCAGGTAAAGCTCCAACTGCGCCATTCTGTCAGCCCGGCACAAAGTGGGGTCAATTTTTGTTCCAACTCCAATAAGACCTCCTGGAGCAGCATACTGAAGATCATTATGCTCTGCAAAAAGCGATACAATTTTGGAAAAGATGGGTTTACACATGAGTTTTCCTTCACTATCTTTGGAAACAATACCAGGTCTGACTTCTATCTCCTGGCCCACCTTTAATACTCCTTTTAGAATACTACCACCAACTACACCCCCCTTAAGGTCATCAACCTCACAGCCAGGTTTGTTGACATCAAAGGATCTAATAACAATAAGTCGGGGTTCTGAAGTAAAGTCTCTTGGGGGTACTGGAATTTTCTTTACTATGTACTCGCAGACAACTTCAATATTGTATTTTAGCTGAGCAGAAATTGGAATAATAGGAGCTCCTTCTGCTACTGTACCTTGTACAAATGCAAGGATCTGTTCATACTGTTCTTTAGCCTGGCTTTCTTTTaccaaatcaattttattttgtagaatCAAAATATGCTTCAGTTTCATGATTTCTATAGCAGCCAGGTGTTCGAAAGTCTGAGGCTGAGGACAAGACTTGTTACCAGCTATCAACAGAAGAGCTGCATCCATCACTGCAGCACCGTTCAGCAGAATAGCCATCAAACTATCGTGGCCAGGACAGTCAACAAAGGAAACACGTCTGAATAATTTGAAGCTCCCTTTGGTCCCTGGAATGTCTGTAGGAAACTCATCAGGTGTACTACTTCCACAGGATCTATAACATTCTTGCCGAGGACAACTTGGGTCGTCAAGTTTATATATCTTAGCATTAGCATAGCCAAGTTTGATTGTAATATTTCTTTCTAGTTCATTTTTGAACCTGACAGTGTGAACTCCAGAAATAGCTTTTACAACCCTAGATTTCCCATGAGCTACATGACCAATTGTACCTATATTAATTGTGGACTGTCTGCTGATAACTTCATGTGAAAGTGGCATCAACTTGGTAACATCCAAAGTGTTGAGATCTTGCCGAAAAAGGTGCGGCTGCCCTAAAGTCACACCAGCCTCGCCCCCcctcgccccccccgcccccccactatCTTGCCTGGAGGCTAAAATTTAGATTTTGTTATTATTCAAGTTTGGTGACACCAACAGATCAGGAGGTGTCTGCCATGGTCTTTTACCCACAGTTTCTGGCCATGCAGGGCCGCACGGGGAAACACCATGGTTGGTCAGGAGGCctagggaaggagagggaaactGTGGGCGAGcacctttattgtggtttcctcAGGAAGGACCAGGTGAGGCGGGGTAAGCAGGCTTAAGATTGGCCAGTGTGAATAATTCTCAGCGGGCTCTGGAGCATTGGGGCTGcccctagttgtctggtacctggccctagTGATTTGCACAGGGGATAGTGGGCTGGAGTGTGAGACCCCAATGAAGGAGGTGGCTGGGGGTGTGGACTCtgaattggttggtttgcatttgaAGAGCATATGATCCAGAATGAGTTGTTTA contains:
- the LOC133089545 gene encoding LOW QUALITY PROTEIN: eukaryotic translation initiation factor 2 subunit 3-like (The sequence of the model RefSeq protein was modified relative to this genomic sequence to represent the inferred CDS: inserted 1 base in 1 codon) translates to MVFPPSRQDSGGAGGARGGEAGVTLGQPHLFRQDLNTLDVTKLMPLSHEVISRQSTINIGTIGHVAHGKSRVVKAISGVHTVRFKNELERNITIKLGYANAKIYKLDDPSCPRQECYRSCGSSTPDEFPTDIPGTKGSFKLFRRVSFVDCPGHDSLMAILLNGAAVMDAALLLIAGNKSCPQPQTFEHLAAIEIMKLKHILILQNKIDLVKESQAKEQYEQILAFVQGTVAEGAPIIPISAQLKYNIEVVCEYIVKKIPVPPRDFTSEPRLIVIRSFDVNKPGCEVDDLKGGVVGGSILKGVLKVGQEIEVRPGIVSKDSEGKLMCKPIFSKIVSLFAEHNDLQYAAPGGLIGVGTKIDPTLCRADRXGAVGALPEILTELEISCSLLRRLLGVRTEGDKKAAKVQKLSKNEVLMVNIGSLSTGGRVSAVKADLGKIVLTNPVCTEVGEKNCP